Within the Naumovozyma castellii chromosome 1, complete genome genome, the region TTACGTTAGTTGTTTTCTTATCTATTCGTCGTCACTATCTACCAAAGTATTCCTTCCATGTTTTACCGTTCCTATCCTTTCTTCGTCAGaatctatttcttcttcatcggaATCTACATCACCTGCAGCTACCTTGGCAGCCGCAGTGTCAGAATCACTTTCATAGTCACTACTCGAACcttcatcgtcatctgAATCACTCCCTCTCCCTTCATTAACTTCTTCAACGGCATCAAACCAATCACTGTACACATCTACGGGCTGAGACAATGCATTTATTCTTGTTTGAAAGGATTGACCACAAATCTTACATTGTAATGCTCCTATACTATTCTTCTTATCTAAAGTACATGACACAGATTTATCATGATTACAAAACAGACAGTTGAATTTCGTGTCTAATTTCTGTACCACTTTTTTCACTGG harbors:
- the ELF1 gene encoding Elf1p (ancestral locus Anc_5.279), which produces MGKRKKSSRGPVKKVVQKLDTKFNCLFCNHDKSVSCTLDKKNSIGALQCKICGQSFQTRINALSQPVDVYSDWFDAVEEVNEGRGSDSDDDEGSSSDYESDSDTAAAKVAAGDVDSDEEEIDSDEERIGTVKHGRNTLVDSDDE